TGTGCGTCTACCTATTCCGCCACCCAGGCGTTGATTTCTCGCTTTCGCTTTCAACAAAATAATAGTACCATTTTTTTCAGTAAAAGTCAACAAGTTTTTTATTTTTTTATAAAAAAGTTTTTATTGCAACTTTTTTCAACTTATGATACCATTGAATGACTCTATATTTAGGAGAATTAAAAAGAAACTAAGCGCCAGAACTTTTTAAGTTGACGAGGACTGGAATCATCGAACATTCGGCGGGTATTCCAGAGGTGACTACAACCTTAGACCTTCTACAAATCTAAAAGGTGACTTTTAGGACAAAGGAAAGTAAGTAGTGATTCTTCTTAAATATAAAGAACATTGAAAATTAAATATTTTAAGGAGGATTTTTTATGTGTGGAATTGTTGGTTACATAGGAAAAGGAGATGCTAAAAGCGTTGTTTTACAAGGGTTGGAAAAACTTGAGTACAGAGGATACGACTCAGCTGGTATCGCAATTATAAAGGATTCTAAAATTATAGTTGAAAAGAAAAAAGGTAAACTAAAAAATTTAGAAACTCACCTAGAGGGAATGGATTTAGACTCTCATATTGGAATCGGTCATACAAGATGGGCTACTCATGGTGAGCCATCTGATAGAAATTCTCATCCTCACTTTAGTGAAGATATGTCTATTGCAGTAGTTCATAACGGAATTATTGAAAATTATTCAATATTAAAAAATGAACTTATTGAAAAGGGTTATAGATTCAATTCTGACACAGATACCGAAGTGGTTGCGCATCTTATTCATTCTCTTTATAAAGGAAACCTTTTTAATGCTGTTACAGAAGCTATAAAACAGCTTAGAGGGAGTTATGCTCTTGGAATTCTTCATAAAGATTTTCCAGATGAAATTATCTGTGCAAGAAAGGATAGTCCACTTGTAATCGGAGTTGGTGAAAATGAAAACATTATCGCATCTGATGTCCCTGCACTTCTAAAATATACTAAGAATGTGTATTTTTTAGAAGATGGAGATATCGCTAGATTAACTGCTAGCTCTATTGAAATCTTTGACAAAACTTTAAATTCTGTAAGAAGAGAAATTAAAGTTATTGAATGGGACTACGAGCAGGCTACTAAAGCTGGCTTCCCTCATTTTATGATTAAAGAAATTTTCGAACAGCCAAAATCTATCGAAGAAACTTTGAATAGAAGAGTTCACAATGGAATCATTGACTTCTCTGATGTTTTATCTGATGATGAAATCAATAAATTTGATATGATTCATATTGTCGCTTGTGGAACTGCGTATCATGCTGGATTACAAGGACAATATGCTTTAAGAGAAATTTCTAGAATTAACTCTTTAGTTGAAATTGCATCTGAATATAGATATATGAATCCTTTTGTTAACGAAAATACCTTAGCTATTTTTGTAAGCCAATCTGGTGAAACCTTAGATACACTTGCAGCTTTAAAAGAAGCAAAATCTAGAGGTGCAAAAACATTAGCTATTACTAACGTTGTTGGTTCAACTATTTCAAGAGAAGCTCATAACACAATTTATACTATGGCTGGTCCTGAAATTGCAGTTGCTTCTACTAAAGCTTATACAACACAGGTGACTATTTTTCAATTATTAGCTATATATTTAGCTGAGAAAAAAGGAAAATTAACTAAAGAAAAAGTAGAAAAGTTAGTATCTTCTTTATATAGTATTCCAGAAAAAATTAAAACTACTTTAGATAATACCGAAATTATTAAAAATGTTGCAAACTTTATGAAAGATAAGCATAATGGTTTTTATATTGGAAGAGGTGTTGATTTTGCTACAGCTCTAGAAGGATCATTAAAAATGAAAGAGATTACATATATTCATACTGAAGCCTTTCCTGCTGGAGAGTTAAAGCACGGTTCAATAGCTTTAATCGAACCGGGAACACCCGTTGTAGTTATCGGAATGCAATCAAATCTTTTAGAAAAAACAATATCAAATATTAAAGAACTTAAAGCTAGAGGAGCACATATTATAACTGTTGCAAGAAAATCTTGTGAAGAAGCTATTGACGTTTCTGATGAGTTTATCGGCGTAGAAGATATTGAAGATGTTTTCTCTGTTCTATTAGCTATTATTCCGTTACAGCTTTTATCATACTTTACATCAGTAGATAAAGGTATCGATGTAGATAAACCTAGAAATCTAGCAAAATCAGTAACTGTTGAATAATTCAAAAAGAGCCAATAGGCTCTTTTTTTTATACTTATTAAGTAGAAATTAACATTTTTTCATGTTATAATATTTTTACTTTAGGAGGTTATATATGAATGATAGATTAAAAGGCACAATTTGGATGTGTATCTCTGCTTTAGGGATGGCACTAATGGGAGCTACAGTTAAATTTATTGGTAGCGATATCTCGACTTTTGAAAAACTTTTTTTTAGAAATCTTATTGGTGTAGTTATGTTACTTTTTACAATGAGAGGACAAAATATAAATATTTGGGGAAGTAGTAATAGAAGTAGATTATTTATGGTTTACAGATGTGTTATCGGGTTAACTGGTGCAGTTTTATATTTTTATTGCATAAACAAACTCTATTTAGCTGATTCAGCTTTATTAAATAAACTTTCACCATTCTTTGTAACTATTTTTGCAACTCTATTCTTAAAAGAAAAACTTGAAAGGCATCAAATCCCTATTTTAATCGTTGTATTATTTGGAGCTCTTCTTGTTATCAAACCTAAATTTAGTTTTGAAATGCTTCCAGCTCTAGCAGGATTCTTGTCAGCTATTTTTGCTGGTGGTGCCTATACTTTAGTTAGATATCTTAGAACTATGGAAGAACCATCAACTTTAGTTTTATGGTTTTCAGCTTTTTCCATGGTAGGAATGATTCCACCTATGTTAATACAAGGATTTGTTATTCCTAGTGGTGTCCAATTATTTTATCTTATTTTAACTGGTATTTTTGCAACTGTTGGACAAATTGGTTTAGCATACGCTTATAAATATGCTTTAGCTAGTGAGGTTTCTATATACCAGTACTTAAGTATTATATTTTCAGCTATAATCGGGTTTATGTTTTGGAA
The Cetobacterium somerae ATCC BAA-474 DNA segment above includes these coding regions:
- the glmS gene encoding glutamine--fructose-6-phosphate transaminase (isomerizing) yields the protein MCGIVGYIGKGDAKSVVLQGLEKLEYRGYDSAGIAIIKDSKIIVEKKKGKLKNLETHLEGMDLDSHIGIGHTRWATHGEPSDRNSHPHFSEDMSIAVVHNGIIENYSILKNELIEKGYRFNSDTDTEVVAHLIHSLYKGNLFNAVTEAIKQLRGSYALGILHKDFPDEIICARKDSPLVIGVGENENIIASDVPALLKYTKNVYFLEDGDIARLTASSIEIFDKTLNSVRREIKVIEWDYEQATKAGFPHFMIKEIFEQPKSIEETLNRRVHNGIIDFSDVLSDDEINKFDMIHIVACGTAYHAGLQGQYALREISRINSLVEIASEYRYMNPFVNENTLAIFVSQSGETLDTLAALKEAKSRGAKTLAITNVVGSTISREAHNTIYTMAGPEIAVASTKAYTTQVTIFQLLAIYLAEKKGKLTKEKVEKLVSSLYSIPEKIKTTLDNTEIIKNVANFMKDKHNGFYIGRGVDFATALEGSLKMKEITYIHTEAFPAGELKHGSIALIEPGTPVVVIGMQSNLLEKTISNIKELKARGAHIITVARKSCEEAIDVSDEFIGVEDIEDVFSVLLAIIPLQLLSYFTSVDKGIDVDKPRNLAKSVTVE
- a CDS encoding DMT family transporter — encoded protein: MNDRLKGTIWMCISALGMALMGATVKFIGSDISTFEKLFFRNLIGVVMLLFTMRGQNINIWGSSNRSRLFMVYRCVIGLTGAVLYFYCINKLYLADSALLNKLSPFFVTIFATLFLKEKLERHQIPILIVVLFGALLVIKPKFSFEMLPALAGFLSAIFAGGAYTLVRYLRTMEEPSTLVLWFSAFSMVGMIPPMLIQGFVIPSGVQLFYLILTGIFATVGQIGLAYAYKYALASEVSIYQYLSIIFSAIIGFMFWKEIPDTLSLIGGLIIIGAAIFNYRLSKK